A window of Microbacterium luteolum contains these coding sequences:
- a CDS encoding transaldolase family protein, protein MIAIAPRLYVDSADTDRVSRLLAAGVVHGVTTNPTILERGGRTAADIPELYARWESEGAQEIFFQTWGGDTASFLRNAEGIRALGDRVVVKVPATADGFAAASALVRDGATVLVTAVYSVAQALVSASIGVRYIAPYLGRMRDAAAETGFSGPGAEDVIARMQEVCVGSGTDVLAASLRSPEDIVGLRMLGVPYFTAAPDVIERMLLHDVSDRSAVEFDAAMGRLGA, encoded by the coding sequence ATGATCGCGATCGCCCCCCGCCTCTACGTCGACAGCGCCGACACCGACCGGGTCTCTCGGCTCCTCGCCGCGGGCGTCGTGCATGGCGTGACGACCAATCCGACCATCCTCGAGCGCGGCGGCAGGACAGCCGCCGACATCCCCGAGCTCTACGCGCGCTGGGAGTCCGAAGGTGCGCAGGAGATCTTCTTCCAGACCTGGGGCGGCGACACCGCGTCCTTCCTGCGCAACGCCGAGGGCATCCGCGCCCTGGGAGATCGGGTCGTGGTCAAGGTGCCGGCGACGGCCGACGGCTTCGCAGCGGCATCCGCTCTCGTGCGCGACGGCGCCACCGTGCTCGTCACCGCCGTCTACTCGGTGGCCCAGGCGCTCGTGAGCGCGAGCATCGGCGTGCGGTACATCGCGCCCTACCTCGGACGGATGCGGGATGCCGCCGCCGAGACCGGCTTCTCGGGGCCCGGCGCGGAAGACGTCATCGCCCGCATGCAGGAGGTCTGCGTCGGCAGCGGTACCGACGTGCTCGCGGCATCGCTGCGCTCGCCGGAGGACATCGTCGGACTGCGCATGCTCGGCGTGCCGTACTTCACCGCAGCCCCCGACGTGATCGAGCGGATGCTGCTGCACGACGTCAGCGACCGCTCGGCCGTCGAGTTCGACGCCGCGATGGGGCGTCTCGGGGCCTGA
- a CDS encoding FadR/GntR family transcriptional regulator, whose translation MAVTDEAIEKIKAMIVSGELSPGDRLPPEKELSERLGLSRNSMREAVKALEVIRVLDVRRGDGTYVTSLEPHLLLEAISFVVDMHDDDSMLEIFAVRRMLESQATGLAANLGSDEAIAELVSEIDGIDASVTIEELVEHDIRFHREIVRMAGNAYLASLIEHLSSQTVRARVWRGLTEAGAVERTLSEHRAIAEAIAQHDSALATSLTTAHIAGVERWLRQAASA comes from the coding sequence ATGGCCGTGACTGACGAGGCGATCGAGAAGATCAAAGCGATGATCGTGTCGGGTGAGCTCTCGCCCGGAGATCGACTCCCTCCCGAGAAGGAGCTGTCCGAGCGGCTCGGCCTCTCCCGCAACTCGATGCGCGAGGCGGTCAAGGCGCTCGAGGTGATCCGCGTGCTCGACGTGCGACGCGGCGACGGCACCTATGTGACCAGCCTGGAGCCGCACCTCCTTCTCGAGGCCATCTCGTTCGTCGTCGACATGCACGATGACGACTCGATGCTCGAGATCTTCGCCGTGCGACGGATGCTGGAGTCGCAGGCGACCGGTCTCGCCGCGAACCTCGGCAGCGATGAGGCGATCGCCGAGCTGGTGAGCGAGATCGACGGGATCGACGCCTCCGTCACGATCGAGGAGCTGGTGGAGCACGACATCCGCTTCCACCGGGAGATCGTCCGCATGGCGGGCAACGCCTACCTCGCGAGTCTGATCGAGCACCTCAGCAGCCAGACCGTGCGGGCCCGCGTCTGGCGTGGCCTCACCGAGGCCGGCGCGGTCGAGCGCACCCTGTCCGAGCATCGCGCGATCGCCGAGGCCATCGCGCAGCACGATTCCGCCCTCGCGACCTCCCTGACCACGGCGCACATCGCCGGCGTCGAACGGTGGCTGCGCCAGGCGGCATCCGCCTGA
- a CDS encoding amidohydrolase family protein, with protein sequence MRVIDSHLHLWDPELLDYSWLEGPYDARFAEAELERARLGAAAEEKAVFVQAGTAEDRFLDEVRWVESLAERVGVIGIVAGVRLDRGVDTTTHLDELAAQSLVVGVRHNLQDEADGLAVSTAFVTGAREVAARGWTFDACVRAAQLPDVARLAGAIPELRMVLDHLGKPEVGTADAPRTPSVEWVRDLDELSRHPEVFCKLSGLPAEAAGNWNREQLEPFLDVAADTFGVERLMWGSDWPVSAIGPAESGDPHASDDGAAAYQATARSRWLEVVVAWADARGHDVDAILWANAERFYGLGDGGRPEATESRRRGILGWLRGE encoded by the coding sequence ATGCGCGTCATCGATTCACACCTGCACCTGTGGGATCCGGAGCTCCTGGACTACTCCTGGCTCGAGGGGCCGTACGACGCCCGGTTCGCCGAGGCCGAGCTGGAGCGTGCACGGCTGGGCGCCGCAGCGGAGGAGAAGGCCGTGTTCGTGCAGGCCGGGACCGCTGAGGACCGCTTCCTCGACGAGGTGCGCTGGGTCGAGAGCCTGGCGGAGCGGGTCGGCGTGATCGGCATCGTGGCCGGCGTGCGCCTCGACCGCGGAGTCGACACGACGACGCACCTCGACGAGCTCGCCGCGCAGTCGCTCGTGGTCGGAGTGCGGCACAACCTGCAGGATGAGGCGGACGGCCTCGCGGTGTCCACCGCGTTCGTCACCGGAGCGCGCGAGGTCGCGGCGCGCGGGTGGACCTTCGACGCGTGCGTCCGTGCCGCCCAGCTGCCTGATGTCGCCCGTCTCGCCGGTGCCATCCCGGAGCTTCGCATGGTGCTCGACCACCTGGGCAAGCCCGAGGTCGGCACGGCTGATGCGCCGCGCACGCCCTCGGTGGAGTGGGTGCGAGATCTCGACGAGCTGTCGCGGCATCCGGAAGTCTTCTGCAAGCTGTCGGGGCTCCCCGCGGAGGCGGCGGGGAACTGGAACAGGGAGCAGCTCGAGCCGTTCCTCGATGTCGCCGCCGATACCTTCGGCGTGGAGCGGCTGATGTGGGGCAGCGACTGGCCCGTGTCGGCGATCGGTCCGGCCGAGTCCGGCGATCCGCATGCGTCGGACGACGGCGCTGCCGCGTACCAGGCGACCGCGCGCTCGCGCTGGCTCGAGGTCGTTGTGGCCTGGGCGGATGCGCGCGGCCACGACGTCGACGCGATCCTGTGGGCGAACGCCGAGCGCTTCTACGGTCTGGGCGACGGGGGGCGGCCGGAGGCGACGGAGTCGCGGCGTCGCGGCATCCTGGGCTGGCTGCGCGGGGAGTAG
- a CDS encoding SDR family NAD(P)-dependent oxidoreductase translates to MEGTEVTGALEGLVAIVTGGASGIGAAIAHRLHADGAQIAVLDRDTSGADAAFAAFTADVSDRASVDAAVAAVAERFGRIDIVVNNAGIGAQGDIAANDDDEWARVLSINVTGIARVTAAALPWLRKSPSASVCNTASIASTTGLPQRALYSASKGAVSALTRAMAADHLREGIRVNAVNPGTADTPWVGRLLDSASDPAAERAALEARQPHGRLVSPDEVAAAVAYLVGPSAGSTTGTFIEVDGGMAQLRLRAE, encoded by the coding sequence ATGGAAGGCACAGAAGTGACCGGCGCACTGGAAGGACTGGTGGCGATCGTCACTGGCGGAGCATCCGGCATCGGCGCGGCGATCGCGCACCGCCTGCACGCCGACGGGGCGCAGATCGCGGTGCTCGATCGCGACACCTCCGGAGCGGATGCCGCGTTCGCCGCGTTCACGGCCGACGTGTCCGACCGCGCGAGCGTCGACGCTGCTGTCGCCGCGGTCGCCGAGCGGTTCGGCCGCATCGACATCGTCGTGAACAACGCCGGCATCGGCGCGCAGGGCGACATCGCGGCGAACGACGACGACGAGTGGGCGCGCGTGCTCTCCATCAACGTCACCGGCATCGCGCGGGTGACCGCGGCGGCGCTGCCCTGGCTTCGGAAGTCGCCGTCGGCATCCGTCTGCAACACGGCATCCATCGCGTCCACGACCGGCTTGCCGCAGCGGGCGCTGTACAGCGCGTCCAAGGGCGCGGTCTCGGCGCTCACCCGGGCCATGGCCGCAGACCACTTGCGCGAGGGCATCCGCGTGAACGCCGTCAACCCGGGCACCGCCGACACCCCGTGGGTCGGGCGACTGCTGGACTCGGCATCCGACCCCGCTGCCGAGCGCGCGGCTCTCGAGGCACGCCAGCCGCACGGTCGACTGGTGAGCCCCGACGAGGTCGCCGCTGCCGTCGCCTACCTGGTCGGCCCGTCGGCCGGTTCCACGACGGGAACGTTCATCGAGGTCGACGGCGGGATGGCGCAGCTCCGCCTGCGCGCGGAGTAG
- a CDS encoding fumarylacetoacetate hydrolase family protein: protein MKFARLGNPGSEIPVLVEGDRHLDLRSLTSDVNGDFLAGDFRSRVAAARDAGELPELADAAARRIGAPIARPSAVICVGMNYAAHAAESGSQPPTIPIIFLKTPNTVVGPNDAVTIPRGSEKTDWEVELGIVIGARTSYLDSPDESMAHVAGFVVANDVSERAFQIEVSGGQWSKGKIAPGFNPTGPWLVTPDEVDHHALGLRSFVNGEPRQDSNTSDMIFSVEHIVHHLSQYVTLEPGDLILTGTPQGVALSGNFPYLAAGDVVEVEIDGLGRQRQEFVAWKAQK from the coding sequence ATGAAGTTCGCGCGGCTTGGCAACCCAGGGAGCGAGATCCCCGTCCTGGTGGAGGGTGACCGCCACCTCGACCTCCGCTCCCTGACATCCGATGTGAACGGTGATTTCCTCGCCGGCGATTTCCGCTCTCGCGTCGCCGCCGCACGTGACGCCGGCGAGCTCCCCGAGCTGGCGGATGCCGCTGCCCGCCGCATCGGAGCCCCGATCGCCCGGCCCAGTGCTGTGATCTGCGTCGGCATGAACTACGCGGCCCACGCGGCCGAATCGGGATCGCAGCCGCCGACCATCCCGATCATCTTCCTGAAGACCCCCAACACCGTGGTCGGCCCGAATGACGCGGTCACGATCCCCCGCGGCAGCGAGAAGACCGACTGGGAGGTCGAGCTCGGCATCGTCATCGGCGCACGCACCTCCTACCTCGACTCGCCCGACGAGTCGATGGCGCACGTGGCCGGCTTCGTGGTGGCCAACGACGTCTCCGAGCGCGCCTTCCAGATCGAGGTGTCGGGCGGACAGTGGTCGAAGGGCAAGATCGCGCCGGGCTTCAACCCGACCGGCCCGTGGCTGGTCACCCCCGACGAGGTCGACCATCACGCCCTCGGGCTGCGCAGCTTCGTCAACGGCGAGCCGCGTCAGGACTCGAACACGAGCGACATGATCTTCTCGGTCGAGCACATCGTGCACCACCTGTCCCAGTACGTCACGCTCGAACCCGGTGACCTCATCCTCACCGGAACCCCGCAGGGCGTGGCGCTCTCGGGCAACTTCCCCTACCTCGCGGCCGGTGATGTCGTCGAGGTCGAGATCGACGGCCTGGGTCGTCAGCGACAGGAGTTCGTGGCATGGAAGGCACAGAAGTGA
- a CDS encoding L-fuconate dehydratase: MSRIVALDTTDIRFPTSLSLDGSDAMNPDPDYSAAYVIVRTDADDGIEGHAFVFTIGRGNDVQVAAIDALAGHLVGREVEPLLDDMGGTFRAIIGDSQLRWLGPEKGVMHMAIGAVINALWDIKAKRAGLPLWQLLARMTPEELVDLVDFRYLTNALTPEDALEILRAAEPGRAEREQELLATGYPGYTTSPGWLGYSDEKLERLAREAMADGFTQIKLKVGADLDDDIRRFRKAREVCGPDFPIAIDANQRWEVSEAIEWVNALAEFHPAWIEEPTSPDDVLGHAEIARGVAPIRVATGEHAQNRVIFKQLLQAEAISVMQIDAVRVAGVNENIANLLLAAKFGIPVCPHAGGVGLCEAVQHLSMFDFVAVTGTREGRMIEFVDHLHEHFVVPTDIQGGSYMAPTAPGAGMEMKADSIATYTWTGAHVGV, translated from the coding sequence GTGAGCCGCATCGTCGCCCTCGACACCACCGACATCCGCTTCCCCACGTCGCTCAGCCTCGACGGTTCGGACGCGATGAACCCCGACCCGGACTACTCCGCGGCGTACGTGATCGTGCGCACGGATGCCGACGACGGCATCGAGGGCCACGCCTTCGTGTTCACGATCGGCCGAGGCAACGACGTGCAGGTCGCGGCGATCGACGCGCTCGCCGGGCACCTGGTCGGGCGCGAGGTCGAGCCGCTCCTCGACGACATGGGCGGCACCTTCCGGGCGATCATCGGCGACTCGCAGCTGCGCTGGCTCGGCCCCGAGAAGGGCGTCATGCACATGGCGATCGGCGCGGTCATCAACGCGCTGTGGGACATCAAGGCGAAGCGCGCCGGGCTCCCCCTCTGGCAGCTGCTCGCCCGGATGACGCCCGAGGAGCTCGTCGACCTCGTCGATTTCCGGTACCTCACCAACGCCCTCACTCCCGAGGATGCGCTCGAGATCCTGCGCGCCGCCGAGCCGGGTCGCGCCGAGCGCGAGCAGGAGCTGCTCGCCACGGGCTACCCGGGGTACACCACGAGTCCCGGCTGGCTCGGTTACTCCGACGAGAAGCTCGAGCGGCTCGCTCGCGAGGCCATGGCCGACGGCTTCACCCAGATCAAGCTCAAGGTGGGTGCCGACCTCGACGACGACATCCGCCGCTTCCGCAAGGCGCGCGAGGTGTGCGGGCCGGACTTCCCGATCGCGATCGATGCCAACCAGCGCTGGGAGGTGTCCGAGGCGATCGAGTGGGTGAATGCGCTCGCCGAGTTCCACCCCGCCTGGATCGAGGAGCCGACCAGCCCCGACGACGTGCTCGGTCACGCCGAGATCGCCCGCGGCGTCGCGCCCATCCGCGTCGCCACAGGTGAGCACGCGCAGAACCGCGTGATCTTCAAGCAGCTGCTCCAGGCCGAGGCGATCTCCGTGATGCAGATCGATGCCGTGCGCGTCGCGGGGGTGAACGAGAACATCGCGAACCTGCTGCTGGCGGCCAAGTTCGGCATCCCGGTCTGCCCGCACGCCGGTGGCGTCGGCCTGTGCGAGGCCGTGCAGCACCTGTCGATGTTCGACTTCGTGGCCGTCACGGGTACCCGCGAGGGCCGGATGATCGAATTCGTCGACCACCTGCACGAGCACTTCGTCGTGCCGACCGACATCCAGGGCGGCTCGTACATGGCGCCGACCGCGCCCGGCGCCGGCATGGAGATGAAGGCCGACAGCATCGCCACCTACACGTGGACGGGCGCGCATGTCGGGGTCTGA
- a CDS encoding aldo/keto reductase: protein MSGSERAAALELPALGYGAANVGNLFRAMTDDEAWAVLDAAWESGIRYYDTAPHYGLGLSERRLGAFLQTKPRGEYVLSTKVGRLLRPNPQHAGGLDTANDFHVPDDLQRVWDFSADGIRRSLDESRERLGIERIDLLYLHDPERHDLDLALAEAFPAMEQLRAEGDVTAIGIGSMVSDALAAAVRSADLDLIMVAGRYTLLEQPAAVDVLPACRERGTGIVAASVFNSGLLASNEPRRDGRYEYGQLPDELWVRLLRIAAVCADHGVPLPAAAIQFPLQASGVRSVVVGGSRPEQLRQNAAYAAQEIPEELWENLAAEGLIAA from the coding sequence ATGTCGGGGTCTGAGCGCGCGGCTGCTCTCGAGCTGCCCGCCCTCGGCTACGGGGCCGCGAACGTCGGCAACCTGTTCCGCGCGATGACCGACGACGAGGCCTGGGCCGTCCTGGATGCCGCGTGGGAGAGCGGTATCCGGTACTACGACACCGCCCCGCACTACGGGCTCGGCCTGTCGGAGCGCCGGCTCGGCGCGTTCCTGCAGACCAAGCCCCGTGGTGAGTATGTGCTGTCCACGAAGGTGGGCCGGCTGCTGCGCCCGAACCCGCAGCACGCGGGTGGACTCGACACCGCGAACGACTTCCACGTGCCCGACGACCTCCAGCGCGTGTGGGACTTCTCGGCCGACGGCATCCGTCGGAGCCTCGACGAGTCGCGCGAACGCCTGGGCATCGAGCGCATCGACCTGCTCTACCTGCACGACCCGGAGCGCCACGATCTGGACCTCGCGCTCGCCGAGGCCTTTCCCGCCATGGAGCAGCTGCGCGCCGAGGGCGATGTCACGGCGATCGGCATCGGATCGATGGTGTCGGATGCCCTGGCCGCTGCCGTCCGCTCCGCCGACCTCGACCTCATCATGGTCGCCGGGCGCTACACGCTGCTCGAGCAGCCCGCCGCCGTCGATGTGCTGCCGGCGTGCCGGGAGCGGGGGACCGGGATCGTCGCGGCATCCGTCTTCAACTCCGGACTGCTCGCCTCGAACGAGCCGCGCCGTGACGGACGCTACGAGTACGGACAGCTGCCCGACGAGCTGTGGGTGCGGCTGCTGCGGATCGCCGCCGTCTGCGCTGACCACGGCGTGCCGCTGCCGGCCGCCGCGATCCAGTTTCCGCTGCAGGCTTCGGGAGTGCGCTCGGTCGTGGTGGGCGGGAGTCGTCCTGAGCAGCTGCGCCAGAACGCCGCCTACGCGGCGCAGGAGATTCCCGAGGAGCTGTGGGAGAACCTCGCCGCCGAGGGGCTCATCGCTGCGTGA